The following proteins are encoded in a genomic region of Arthrobacter jiangjiafuii:
- a CDS encoding glycosyltransferase family 9 protein yields the protein MASINGLREQPELLALRALKLGDLLVAVPALRALRREFPEHRILYAAQEWLAPAVELVGSVDALLPLHGLDVPIDLAPGRIDVAVNLHGSGPESTGRLEALAPRRLIGHAAPGLPGPEWRHGIHERERWAGLLSWHGIAADPLDYLLLPPRAANPAPGAVVLHVGAAYGSRLWPVERFAAVAAEFSRTGRQVLLTGSASERPRALAVAGRAGLPESSVAAGELDLQAFAAVVAGAALVVSADTGAAHLASAYARPSVVIFGPAPVTEWGPPAGPHIALTDETVRVGDTFAVDPDPALLAVTVADVLAAAEKLEVL from the coding sequence ATGGCGAGCATCAACGGATTGCGGGAGCAACCGGAACTGCTGGCCCTGCGCGCCCTGAAACTCGGCGACCTGCTGGTGGCTGTCCCGGCGCTGCGGGCCCTGCGCCGGGAGTTTCCGGAGCACCGGATCCTCTACGCCGCCCAGGAGTGGCTCGCTCCGGCGGTGGAGCTGGTGGGCAGTGTTGATGCGCTCCTGCCGCTGCACGGCCTGGATGTGCCGATCGACCTGGCTCCCGGCCGGATCGACGTGGCGGTGAACCTGCACGGCAGCGGCCCGGAGAGCACCGGACGGCTGGAGGCGCTGGCGCCGCGCCGGCTGATCGGACACGCCGCGCCGGGGCTGCCCGGGCCGGAATGGCGCCACGGCATCCATGAACGGGAGCGGTGGGCGGGGCTGTTGAGCTGGCACGGGATTGCGGCCGATCCGCTGGACTATCTGCTGCTGCCGCCGCGGGCCGCGAACCCGGCGCCCGGGGCGGTGGTGCTGCACGTGGGTGCGGCGTACGGCAGCCGGCTCTGGCCGGTGGAGCGGTTCGCCGCAGTGGCAGCCGAGTTCAGCCGCACCGGCCGCCAGGTGCTGCTGACCGGCAGCGCCTCAGAGCGTCCCCGGGCGCTGGCCGTCGCCGGGCGGGCGGGCTTGCCGGAGAGTTCCGTGGCGGCGGGGGAGCTGGACTTGCAGGCGTTTGCCGCGGTAGTGGCCGGTGCGGCCCTGGTGGTGTCGGCGGATACCGGCGCCGCCCACCTGGCCTCGGCCTACGCGCGTCCCTCGGTGGTGATCTTCGGCCCGGCGCCGGTGACGGAGTGGGGCCCGCCCGCGGGGCCGCATATCGCGTTGACGGATGAGACGGTGCGGGTGGGGGATACCTTTGCCGTGGATCCGGATCCGGCGCTGCTGGCGGTCACGGTGGCGGATGTGCTGGCGGCGGCGGAGAAACTGGAGGTCCTTTAG
- a CDS encoding D-glycero-alpha-D-manno-heptose-1,7-bisphosphate 7-phosphatase, whose translation MGSSDFAPPRAVLFDRDGTLVRDVPYNGNPALVDPFPQAAAVLQELRSRGIRTGVISNQSGLARGLLTPAQVQAVNARVEELLGPFDVWEICPHSAEDGCPCRKPAPGMIHSACARLGLRPADTAVIGDIGADVEAAAAAGARGVLVPTSVTRPEEAAAATLVAADLAGAVDLLLGSP comes from the coding sequence ATGGGATCTTCGGACTTCGCACCGCCCCGCGCCGTGCTCTTTGACCGTGACGGCACGCTCGTGCGCGATGTCCCCTATAACGGCAACCCTGCGCTGGTGGACCCCTTCCCCCAGGCCGCCGCCGTGCTGCAGGAACTGCGCAGCCGCGGTATCCGGACGGGCGTGATCAGCAACCAGTCCGGCCTGGCCCGCGGGCTGCTCACGCCCGCCCAGGTCCAGGCGGTCAACGCCCGGGTGGAGGAGCTGCTGGGCCCCTTCGATGTCTGGGAAATCTGTCCACATTCCGCCGAGGACGGATGCCCCTGCCGGAAACCGGCGCCAGGCATGATCCACAGCGCCTGCGCCCGGCTTGGCCTGCGGCCGGCCGACACTGCGGTGATCGGCGATATCGGGGCCGACGTCGAAGCCGCCGCCGCCGCCGGGGCACGCGGCGTCCTGGTCCCCACGTCCGTGACGCGGCCCGAAGAAGCGGCCGCCGCCACCCTGGTGGCCGCCGATCTGGCCGGCGCCGTGGACCTGCTGCTGGGCAGCCCATGA
- a CDS encoding glycosyltransferase family 9 protein, producing MTRRILVARLDSAGDVLLAGPAVRAVAAAPATRVVLLCGPQGTEAGHLLPGVETVLTWTGPWVADPAPPVTATAVAELSDAVRRAAISEAVILTSFHQSPLPLALVLRLAGVRRITAASVDYPGSLLDTRLTPGEDFPEDQPEAERALRIAAAAGFRLPPEDDGRLRLRGTPPAGELAGGGPYVVVHPGAAVSARAWPALHHAAAVELLTAAGYRVVVTGGPAETRLTATVAGVAGLDLGGRTDLRTLAGVLAGASAVVVGNTGPAHLAAAVGTPVVSLFAPVVPAIRWAPYKVPLELLGDQNATCRLSRARICPVPGHPCLSGVTPEQVVEAVHRLTTGVASLGTRRGTRSETRTA from the coding sequence ATGACCCGCCGCATCCTGGTGGCCCGGCTGGACAGCGCCGGGGACGTACTGCTCGCCGGACCTGCGGTCCGCGCCGTCGCCGCCGCCCCGGCAACCCGGGTCGTGCTGCTCTGCGGACCGCAGGGGACCGAGGCCGGACACCTCCTGCCGGGGGTGGAAACGGTGCTGACCTGGACCGGGCCCTGGGTGGCGGACCCGGCGCCGCCGGTCACCGCAACCGCGGTTGCTGAACTCTCGGATGCCGTGCGCCGGGCAGCCATCTCCGAAGCGGTCATCCTCACGTCCTTCCACCAGTCACCCCTTCCGCTGGCCCTGGTCCTGCGGCTGGCGGGAGTCCGCCGGATCACCGCAGCGTCCGTGGACTACCCCGGATCGCTGCTGGACACCCGCCTCACGCCCGGCGAGGACTTTCCCGAAGACCAGCCCGAGGCCGAACGTGCCCTGCGGATCGCCGCAGCCGCGGGGTTCCGGCTGCCGCCGGAGGACGACGGGAGGCTGCGGCTGCGCGGCACCCCTCCGGCCGGGGAGTTGGCGGGCGGGGGCCCCTATGTCGTAGTGCATCCCGGCGCAGCGGTGTCCGCCCGTGCCTGGCCTGCCCTGCACCACGCCGCGGCCGTTGAGCTGCTGACCGCCGCCGGCTACCGGGTGGTCGTTACCGGCGGCCCGGCGGAAACCCGGCTGACCGCCACCGTGGCCGGAGTAGCCGGCCTGGATCTGGGCGGGCGGACCGACCTGCGGACCCTGGCCGGGGTGCTGGCCGGGGCGTCCGCCGTCGTCGTCGGCAATACCGGCCCGGCGCATCTGGCCGCGGCGGTGGGAACCCCGGTGGTGAGCCTGTTCGCGCCCGTCGTGCCGGCCATTCGCTGGGCGCCCTACAAGGTGCCGCTGGAGTTGCTCGGTGACCAGAACGCAACCTGCCGGCTCAGCCGTGCGCGCATTTGTCCGGTGCCCGGCCACCCCTGCCTTTCCGGCGTGACCCCGGAGCAGGTGGTGGAGGCCGTCCACCGGCTGACCACCGGCGTGGCATCGCTGGGGACGCGGCGAGGAACACGCAGCGAAACGAGGACTGCATGA
- a CDS encoding glycosyltransferase: MRILLWHVHGGWMEAFIRGPHQYLLPKTAAGGPWGLGRGGRNWPASAVEIAPEQLRDADIDVVVLQRVEEIGECVRLMGRRPGRDLPAVYLEHNTPKGNVPAAVHPLADQSNIPIIHVTHFNQLFWDSGRAPVRVIEHGVPDPGYRYTGEREHLGVVINDPVRRWRVTGTDLLPRFARAAALEVFGMGADGLAEATGLGADELTVRGDLPPEDLHAQLAGCRAYLHPMRWTSLGLSLLEAMHLGLPVLALAATEAGRAVPPEAGAISTDIGELVQAAAQLVEDPDDARSRGRAARDFALEHYGLDAFLAAWDTVLSDIADGNVTTGPVSGGTGSGAAGGPPMRETELSGAAGGGKQ, from the coding sequence ATGAGGATCCTGCTTTGGCACGTGCACGGAGGCTGGATGGAGGCCTTTATCCGCGGGCCGCACCAGTACCTCCTTCCGAAGACTGCCGCCGGAGGCCCCTGGGGGCTCGGGCGGGGCGGCCGGAACTGGCCCGCATCCGCCGTCGAGATCGCTCCGGAACAGCTGCGGGACGCCGACATCGACGTCGTCGTGCTTCAGCGTGTCGAGGAGATCGGGGAATGCGTCCGGCTGATGGGACGCCGGCCGGGCAGGGACCTTCCTGCGGTGTACCTGGAGCACAACACTCCCAAGGGGAACGTGCCGGCGGCCGTCCATCCGCTGGCCGACCAGAGCAACATCCCAATCATCCACGTGACCCACTTCAACCAGCTGTTCTGGGACAGCGGGCGGGCACCGGTCCGGGTCATTGAACACGGCGTCCCGGACCCCGGCTACCGCTACACCGGAGAGCGGGAACACCTGGGCGTGGTCATCAACGATCCGGTCCGCCGCTGGCGGGTGACCGGAACGGACCTGCTGCCTCGTTTTGCCCGCGCCGCAGCGTTGGAAGTCTTCGGGATGGGCGCGGACGGGCTGGCCGAAGCCACCGGCCTGGGCGCTGACGAACTCACCGTCCGCGGCGACCTGCCCCCGGAGGACCTGCATGCGCAGCTCGCGGGCTGCCGGGCGTACCTGCACCCGATGCGCTGGACGTCCCTGGGCCTGTCGCTGCTCGAGGCGATGCATCTGGGCCTGCCCGTGCTGGCGCTGGCGGCCACGGAGGCCGGCCGCGCGGTGCCGCCGGAAGCCGGAGCCATCTCGACGGACATCGGGGAATTGGTCCAGGCCGCCGCGCAGCTTGTGGAAGACCCCGACGACGCCCGGAGCCGCGGGCGGGCGGCCCGGGATTTCGCCCTGGAGCACTACGGACTGGACGCCTTCCTGGCTGCGTGGGACACCGTCCTCTCGGATATTGCGGACGGCAACGTCACGACGGGACCGGTGTCCGGGGGCACGGGATCCGGGGCAGCCGGAGGGCCGCCGATGCGGGAAACGGAACTGTCAGGAGCTGCAGGAGGGGGCAAGCAGTGA
- a CDS encoding glycosyltransferase, which yields MRISMVSEHASPLAALGSVDAGGQNVHVAALSVALARRGHTVRVYTRRDDPDLPAVVPVCPGLDVMHVDAGPARSLPKDALLPYMGELAAGIASDWGTAPPDVVHAHFWMSGVAALDASRRADTMGYPVPVLQTFHALGTVKKRHQGRDDTSPPERTWLEPSVGRSADRIIATCSDEVFELKAMGIPGNRISVAPCGVDLELFGSQGPAEPRGRTHRIAAVGRLVPRKGVDLAVQALALLAEEGIDDVELLIVGGASDSAGLESDPEARRLLALARALGVADRVLLRGQAPREAMPAVLRSADAVVCAPWYEPFGIVPLEAMACGVPVVASAVGGLIDTVVHGKTGLHVPPRDPEALAGALAELLQNPGYARRLGAAGRQRARARYSWDRVAADTEKAYQMTVGGSAAARRTHLQPLGGKAL from the coding sequence GTGAGAATCTCAATGGTGTCGGAGCACGCCAGTCCACTGGCGGCGCTGGGCTCAGTGGATGCCGGCGGGCAGAACGTGCATGTCGCGGCACTGTCGGTGGCGCTGGCCCGCCGCGGGCACACGGTCCGGGTCTATACCCGCCGTGACGACCCGGACCTGCCGGCAGTGGTGCCGGTATGCCCCGGCCTGGACGTGATGCATGTGGACGCCGGGCCGGCGCGGTCGCTGCCCAAGGACGCCCTGCTGCCCTACATGGGCGAACTGGCTGCCGGTATTGCCTCCGATTGGGGCACGGCGCCGCCGGACGTGGTGCACGCCCACTTCTGGATGTCCGGTGTGGCAGCCCTGGATGCCTCCCGCCGGGCCGACACCATGGGCTATCCGGTGCCGGTGCTGCAGACATTCCACGCCCTTGGCACGGTGAAAAAACGGCATCAGGGCCGCGACGACACCAGTCCGCCGGAGCGCACCTGGCTGGAACCGTCGGTGGGCCGCAGCGCGGACCGGATTATCGCCACCTGCTCCGACGAGGTCTTTGAACTCAAGGCGATGGGCATCCCGGGCAACCGGATCTCCGTGGCGCCCTGCGGCGTGGACCTGGAACTGTTCGGCAGCCAGGGCCCGGCCGAGCCCCGCGGCCGCACGCACCGGATCGCCGCCGTCGGCCGCCTGGTCCCGCGCAAGGGCGTGGATCTGGCGGTCCAGGCCCTGGCCCTGCTCGCGGAGGAAGGAATCGACGACGTCGAACTCCTGATTGTCGGCGGTGCCTCCGATTCCGCCGGGCTGGAATCGGACCCGGAGGCGCGGCGGCTGCTCGCACTGGCGCGGGCGCTCGGCGTGGCGGACCGGGTGCTGCTGCGCGGGCAGGCACCGCGAGAGGCGATGCCGGCCGTGCTGCGCAGCGCCGACGCCGTGGTCTGCGCACCCTGGTACGAGCCGTTCGGCATTGTTCCGCTGGAGGCCATGGCGTGCGGGGTGCCGGTGGTGGCTTCCGCCGTGGGCGGGCTGATCGATACCGTGGTGCACGGCAAAACCGGGCTGCACGTGCCGCCGCGGGATCCGGAGGCCCTCGCCGGGGCGCTGGCCGAACTGCTGCAGAACCCCGGCTACGCCCGGCGGCTCGGCGCGGCCGGACGGCAGCGGGCCCGGGCCCGCTATTCCTGGGACCGCGTGGCGGCAGACACCGAAAAGGCCTACCAAATGACGGTTGGCGGCAGCGCCGCTGCACGGCGGACCCACCTGCAGCCCCTGGGAGGGAAGGCATTGTGA
- a CDS encoding D-sedoheptulose-7-phosphate isomerase encodes MESTAHRAVLEHLAGLGPALASVQSQALRLTGWGVELAGRLLAGQRLLAAGNGGSAAEAQHLTAELVGRFDGERRAFSAIALHADTSTVTAIANDYGYDQLFARQVAGHGRPGDVLILFSTSGRSPNLLRAAEAAGRTGVRTWAVTGRGPNPLSEACDDAVCIDAGAANAQEAHLIALHALCRAFDAEVSRRGTEERP; translated from the coding sequence GTGGAGTCCACCGCCCACCGGGCCGTCCTGGAGCATCTGGCCGGGCTGGGGCCTGCCCTCGCGTCGGTTCAGTCCCAGGCCCTGCGGCTCACCGGTTGGGGCGTGGAGCTCGCCGGGCGGCTGCTGGCCGGGCAGCGGCTGCTCGCGGCGGGAAATGGCGGGTCCGCTGCCGAGGCCCAGCACCTGACCGCTGAGCTCGTGGGACGGTTCGACGGCGAGCGCCGGGCGTTTTCCGCGATTGCCCTGCACGCCGACACCTCCACGGTGACCGCCATCGCCAACGACTACGGCTATGACCAGCTCTTCGCCCGGCAGGTGGCAGGCCACGGACGGCCCGGGGACGTGCTGATCCTGTTCTCCACGTCCGGCCGCAGCCCCAACCTGCTGCGCGCCGCAGAGGCCGCCGGGCGCACCGGCGTGAGAACGTGGGCGGTCACCGGCCGGGGTCCGAATCCGCTCAGCGAGGCCTGCGACGACGCGGTGTGCATCGACGCGGGCGCCGCCAACGCCCAGGAAGCCCACCTGATCGCCCTGCACGCACTGTGCCGGGCCTTCGACGCCGAGGTATCCCGCCGCGGCACAGAGGAGAGGCCATGA
- a CDS encoding PfkB family carbohydrate kinase: MNIVVVGDVLLDADISGSAQRLSPDAPVPVVDVDDVRHRAGGAGLVARMLARDGHAVQLVTVLSDDGAAAVLREALAGIVVTAGPSGAPTPVKTRIRAGSHAVVRFDEGCAPPPPPVATDEMLAVLETADAVVVADYGRGLTGDPRLRRSLAALAGRIPVVWDPHPAGTDPVPGVAAVTPNLSEALRAAGPADDATATGDGTGGGIPAALRAAETLLGRWQSRAVVVTLGALGALVLPASGLPQMIPAPEAAAGDTCGAGDRFTATLALGLEHGTALEPAVEKAVQAAAAFLAAGGVASLLQAPAPRQLRSESLDALRAAEQVRRHGGTVVATGGCFDLLHAGHARTLSAARRLGDCLIVVLNSDSSVRRLKGEQRPIIGQQDRAELLLSLGCVDGVLIFEEDTPEAALDRLRPDIWVKGGDYREDQLPEARLVKTWGGETVTVPYHPARSTSRLAAALARVG, encoded by the coding sequence ATGAACATCGTGGTGGTCGGCGACGTCCTGCTGGACGCCGATATCAGCGGCAGCGCGCAGCGGCTGTCCCCGGACGCACCGGTACCGGTGGTGGACGTGGACGACGTCCGGCACCGGGCCGGAGGTGCCGGACTGGTGGCCCGGATGCTGGCCCGGGACGGGCACGCCGTACAGCTGGTGACCGTATTGTCCGACGACGGCGCCGCCGCCGTCCTGCGCGAGGCACTGGCCGGAATCGTTGTTACGGCCGGTCCGTCCGGGGCCCCGACCCCGGTGAAGACCCGGATCCGTGCCGGCTCCCACGCCGTGGTGCGCTTCGATGAGGGCTGCGCTCCCCCGCCGCCACCCGTGGCGACCGACGAGATGCTGGCCGTCCTGGAGACGGCAGACGCCGTCGTCGTAGCGGACTACGGCCGGGGGCTGACCGGTGACCCGCGCCTGCGCCGTTCGCTCGCTGCCCTGGCGGGGCGGATTCCGGTGGTGTGGGATCCGCATCCGGCCGGGACGGACCCGGTGCCCGGGGTGGCCGCCGTGACACCGAACCTCTCCGAAGCGCTGCGCGCAGCCGGCCCTGCCGACGACGCAACGGCGACCGGGGACGGGACCGGCGGCGGAATTCCCGCAGCCCTGCGCGCCGCCGAAACGCTGCTGGGCCGCTGGCAGAGCCGGGCAGTGGTGGTCACGCTGGGTGCCCTGGGCGCGCTGGTGCTGCCCGCCTCGGGCCTGCCGCAGATGATCCCCGCCCCGGAGGCCGCCGCCGGTGACACCTGCGGTGCCGGAGACCGCTTCACCGCCACGCTGGCACTGGGACTGGAGCACGGAACGGCCCTGGAACCGGCCGTCGAGAAAGCCGTGCAGGCCGCTGCCGCCTTCCTCGCCGCCGGCGGCGTGGCATCCCTGCTGCAGGCCCCTGCTCCCCGGCAACTGCGCAGTGAAAGCCTCGATGCGCTGCGGGCGGCGGAGCAGGTGCGCCGCCACGGCGGAACGGTGGTGGCAACCGGCGGCTGTTTCGACCTGCTCCATGCCGGGCACGCCCGCACCCTTTCCGCAGCCCGCCGGCTGGGCGACTGCCTGATTGTGGTCCTCAACTCGGACAGTTCCGTGCGCCGGCTCAAGGGCGAGCAGCGCCCCATCATCGGCCAACAGGACCGCGCCGAACTGCTGCTGTCCCTGGGCTGCGTTGACGGGGTGCTGATCTTCGAGGAGGACACTCCGGAGGCGGCACTGGACCGGCTGCGCCCGGACATCTGGGTCAAGGGCGGTGACTACCGGGAGGACCAGCTGCCCGAGGCCCGCCTAGTCAAGACCTGGGGCGGGGAAACCGTGACCGTTCCGTACCACCCGGCCCGTTCCACCTCCAGGCTGGCCGCCGCGCTGGCCAGGGTCGGCTAG
- a CDS encoding SDR family oxidoreductase, with protein sequence MSLQLSSPGRVLVTGGGSGLGAAVVQAVTEAGGTAVVLDRDISAVSAAKAIEVDVADRAAVEAAVREAAASLDGLDAVVTAAGIDRCGRLEDVAAEEWEKVIGVNLLGTVSVIRAALPYLLDSHGRAVTIASSLGIKAVGDATAYCASKFGVVGFSRALAAETRGRMGVTTMIPSGMKTHFFDDRTEQYKPQDDSRLNDPLRVAEAILFVLHQPRGCEVREMVICHEEEESWP encoded by the coding sequence ATGTCACTACAACTATCCAGCCCCGGACGGGTGCTCGTCACCGGCGGCGGGTCAGGCCTGGGCGCCGCAGTGGTCCAGGCCGTCACCGAAGCCGGCGGCACCGCCGTCGTGCTGGACCGCGATATCAGCGCGGTGAGCGCAGCCAAGGCGATCGAAGTGGATGTTGCGGACCGTGCCGCCGTTGAAGCGGCCGTGCGGGAGGCCGCCGCGTCACTGGACGGGCTGGATGCGGTGGTCACCGCAGCCGGCATCGACCGCTGCGGGCGGCTCGAGGACGTCGCCGCCGAGGAATGGGAAAAGGTGATCGGCGTGAACCTGCTCGGCACCGTCTCGGTAATCCGCGCGGCACTGCCGTATCTGCTGGACAGCCACGGCCGGGCCGTCACCATTGCCTCCAGCCTGGGCATCAAGGCAGTCGGGGACGCCACCGCGTACTGCGCCTCGAAATTCGGGGTGGTGGGATTCAGCCGGGCGCTGGCCGCCGAAACCCGCGGCCGCATGGGCGTCACCACCATGATTCCCTCCGGGATGAAGACACACTTCTTCGATGACCGCACGGAGCAGTACAAACCGCAGGACGACTCGCGGCTCAACGATCCGCTGCGCGTCGCCGAAGCGATCCTCTTTGTCCTGCACCAGCCGCGCGGATGCGAGGTCCGGGAAATGGTCATCTGCCACGAGGAGGAGGAATCCTGGCCGTGA
- a CDS encoding glycosyltransferase family 9 protein has product MRKTPGGRDGVLRRGIGPVLEPFAGVSRIAVLRGGGLGDLLFALPALDALAAAYPDAEITLLGMPLHAALFDGRPGPVDRVEILPFAPGIRPGAEDPAAVAAFHDRMRARRFDLAVQVHGGGRNSNPFLLGLEAAHTVGTRTPDAAQLERTIPYIYYQHEVLRALEVAGLAGAVPVALEPQLAVLPVEEEKAAAHLVPGMDLVTLHPGATDPRRRWPASSFAAVAVQAAADGCRVLVVGDDGDRRLAEQVVALALAAAPGADIGSVAGELEIGTLAALLQASAVMVGNDSGPRHLAQAVGTPTVGVYWFGNVINAGAMGRTRHRVHMSWVSACPVCGVDVTQVGWTAERCEHDDSFVAAVDPAAVSADVAALRTAPPA; this is encoded by the coding sequence ATGAGGAAGACGCCGGGCGGCCGGGACGGGGTGCTGCGCCGCGGTATCGGGCCGGTGCTGGAGCCCTTCGCCGGAGTATCCCGCATAGCGGTGCTTCGCGGCGGCGGGCTGGGGGACCTGCTGTTCGCGCTCCCGGCCCTGGACGCGCTGGCGGCCGCCTATCCGGACGCCGAGATCACCCTGCTGGGCATGCCGCTGCATGCTGCCCTGTTCGATGGCCGTCCCGGCCCGGTGGACCGGGTGGAAATCCTGCCGTTTGCGCCGGGAATCCGGCCCGGCGCCGAAGACCCGGCAGCGGTGGCGGCGTTCCATGACCGGATGCGGGCCAGGCGCTTTGACCTGGCCGTCCAGGTCCACGGCGGCGGACGCAATTCCAATCCCTTCCTGCTGGGGCTGGAAGCGGCCCACACCGTGGGCACCCGGACCCCGGATGCCGCGCAGCTGGAGCGGACCATCCCTTACATCTACTACCAGCACGAGGTGCTGCGCGCCCTGGAGGTCGCCGGGCTGGCCGGTGCCGTTCCGGTCGCCCTGGAACCGCAGCTGGCGGTGCTGCCGGTCGAGGAGGAAAAGGCTGCCGCCCATCTGGTGCCGGGCATGGACCTGGTGACGCTGCACCCCGGCGCCACCGATCCGCGGCGCCGCTGGCCGGCGTCGTCCTTCGCCGCCGTGGCCGTGCAGGCCGCGGCCGACGGCTGCCGGGTCCTGGTGGTGGGCGACGACGGCGACCGCCGCCTGGCGGAGCAGGTCGTCGCGCTCGCCCTGGCGGCTGCTCCCGGGGCGGACATTGGCTCCGTGGCCGGGGAGCTGGAAATCGGCACGCTGGCCGCGCTGCTCCAGGCCAGCGCCGTCATGGTCGGCAATGACAGCGGGCCGCGGCATCTGGCCCAGGCCGTCGGCACTCCCACCGTGGGGGTCTACTGGTTCGGCAATGTCATCAATGCCGGCGCTATGGGCCGCACCCGGCACCGGGTGCACATGTCCTGGGTCTCCGCCTGCCCGGTCTGCGGAGTCGACGTCACCCAGGTCGGATGGACCGCCGAACGCTGTGAACACGACGATTCGTTTGTGGCGGCAGTGGATCCGGCGGCCGTGTCAGCGGACGTGGCTGCGCTGCGGACGGCACCGCCCGCCTAA
- a CDS encoding aldehyde dehydrogenase family protein, producing the protein MSPSVSSPASSAANAINAAAPGPGDTATLLTVHNPADGTLVGELAAANGRQVAAAVAAARQAAGGWASTDPADRGKALRSAAAALAARAGEVAALNHRETGKPLPEALGGVAAGVATLEQYAELGPVHRGHSLRGAALAADYTVIGPRGVAVLLTPWNDPVAVAAGLIGAALVTGNTVIHKPSERSPHTGALLGDLLSPFFPSGVFSTVTGAADTGALLTRTDGVDVLAHVGSSAAGARIARAASLSGAHVIRENGGNDALLVDAGVDPEWAAGQAAAGAFSNSGQICTAIERIYVHRDVAGEFCDALVREARRRNREAPLAPLVDTRLREAVHAQVRDAVAAGARLAEGGVVPDGPGAHYPATVLLDCARPMAVFTEETFGPVAAVQVVDSFEEGLALAAHDKYGLAATVLTPGIEPAHRAVAALPVGTVKINAVFGGAPGGSAQPRGESGRGFGYGPELLDEFSLVKVVHVGLPRVRGQL; encoded by the coding sequence ATGTCCCCCAGCGTCTCTTCCCCCGCATCCTCGGCCGCCAATGCCATCAATGCCGCCGCCCCTGGCCCCGGCGACACCGCAACCCTGCTGACCGTGCACAATCCGGCCGACGGCACCCTGGTGGGAGAACTCGCGGCAGCAAACGGGCGGCAGGTGGCCGCAGCGGTGGCGGCGGCCCGGCAGGCGGCCGGCGGATGGGCATCCACCGATCCTGCCGACCGGGGAAAGGCCCTGCGGTCAGCCGCTGCAGCCCTCGCAGCGCGGGCCGGCGAAGTGGCGGCGCTGAACCACCGCGAAACCGGCAAGCCGCTGCCCGAGGCCCTCGGCGGTGTGGCCGCCGGCGTCGCTACCCTGGAGCAATACGCCGAACTGGGTCCGGTGCACCGCGGCCACAGCCTGCGCGGGGCAGCCCTCGCCGCTGACTACACCGTGATCGGGCCGCGCGGAGTGGCGGTGCTGCTGACCCCCTGGAATGATCCGGTGGCGGTGGCCGCCGGGCTGATCGGCGCTGCACTGGTCACGGGCAACACCGTGATCCATAAGCCCAGCGAACGCTCTCCCCACACCGGCGCGCTGCTGGGGGACCTCCTGTCCCCGTTCTTCCCGTCCGGCGTGTTCAGCACTGTGACCGGAGCCGCGGACACCGGTGCCCTGCTGACCAGGACCGATGGCGTGGATGTCCTCGCCCATGTGGGCTCCAGTGCCGCGGGCGCCCGGATAGCCCGGGCGGCTTCATTGTCCGGCGCCCACGTGATCCGGGAGAACGGCGGCAACGATGCGCTGCTGGTGGACGCCGGCGTGGACCCGGAGTGGGCGGCCGGGCAGGCAGCCGCCGGCGCGTTCAGCAACAGCGGACAGATCTGCACCGCCATCGAACGGATCTACGTGCACCGCGACGTGGCCGGAGAGTTCTGCGACGCGCTGGTGCGCGAAGCCCGGCGGCGCAACCGCGAGGCGCCGCTGGCGCCCCTGGTTGATACCCGGCTCCGTGAGGCAGTCCATGCCCAGGTGAGAGACGCTGTGGCTGCCGGAGCGCGGCTGGCCGAGGGCGGCGTCGTTCCGGACGGGCCGGGCGCCCACTATCCGGCGACAGTGCTGCTGGACTGCGCAAGGCCCATGGCCGTGTTCACGGAGGAGACCTTCGGCCCGGTGGCAGCCGTCCAGGTGGTGGACAGCTTCGAGGAAGGCCTGGCTCTGGCCGCCCACGACAAATACGGGCTGGCCGCCACGGTACTGACCCCCGGTATCGAACCGGCGCACCGCGCAGTGGCGGCCCTGCCCGTGGGTACGGTCAAGATCAACGCGGTCTTCGGCGGCGCCCCGGGCGGGTCGGCCCAGCCGCGGGGTGAGAGCGGCCGCGGTTTCGGCTACGGACCGGAACTGCTGGACGAATTCAGCCTGGTCAAGGTGGTCCATGTCGGATTGCCCCGGGTCCGGGGGCAGCTGTGA